The proteins below come from a single Papaver somniferum cultivar HN1 chromosome 11, ASM357369v1, whole genome shotgun sequence genomic window:
- the LOC113325440 gene encoding AT-hook motif nuclear-localized protein 1-like isoform X1, translating to MKTDCTMSEELMFEMDRSTTEEGDLEEEKAVEINSNNKRDKPLSENVQSISPVFSSSSSDFKRRSRGRPKGSGNRQLLASLGEWVSNSAGGKFLPHVVTIDSGEDIAAKIISFSRKGPRAICILSANGSVSNVTIRQPGSYSGILSYEGSFEILSLTGSFTINSTGGVRSRTGGLSVSLAGPDGRVVGGAVAGQLLASSKIQVIVGSFLPNTHKSQKRRQNVECSIALSHRKDMPPTAATPISQAKPDEEISFTPMPTLTEQTQGEEEEEVEIRADFAEMHTLLEPRQLGGTENNGNHTANTKQSADCSSFPVVGQHMPRSVPDQRLSSDTHGYI from the exons ATGAAAACTGACTGCACAATGAGTGAAGAATTAATGTTTGAAATGGATAGAAGCACTACCGAAGAAGGTgatcttgaagaagaaaaagCTGTAGAAATTAACAGTAATAACAAAAGAGACAAACCCTTGTCAGAAAATGTGCAGTCAATCTCACcagttttttcatcttcttcttctgattttaAGAGAAGAAGTAGAGGAAGACCTAAAGGTTCTGGCAATAGACAACTCCTTGCTTCTCTTG GTGAATGGGTATCTAATTCAGCAGGAGGAAAGTTCTTACCACATGTAGTGACAATAGATTCAGGGGAG GATATTGCTGCAAAAATAATATCATTTTCACGCAAGGGTCCTCGGGCCATCTGCATTCTTTCTGCTAATGGATCTGTTTCCAATGTTACTATTCGCCAACCGGGGTCTTACAGTGGTATCTTGTCATACGAG GGCAGTTTCGAGATATTGTCTTTGACGGGTTCCTTCACCATCAACAGTACGGGTGGAGTTCGCAGCAGAACTGGTGGGTTAAGTGTCTCGTTGGCTGGCCCTGATGGTCGCGTGGTTGGCGGAGCAGTTGCAGGTCAGTTATTAGCTTCCAGCAAAATCCAA GTCATAGTAGGGAGTTTCCTGCCAAACACTCACAAATCACAAAAAAGGAGGCAGAATGTTGAATGCTCAATCGCTTTAAGTCATCGGAAAGACATGCCGCCAACAGCAGCAACACCAATTTCCCAAGCAAAGCCAGACGAAGAAATCAGTTTTACTCCAATGCCAACACTAACTGAACAAACCCAaggagaggaggaagaggaagtaGAGATTAGGGCAGACTTCGCGGAAATGCATACATTACTTGAACCAAGACAACTAGGAGGAACAGAGAACAATGGTAATCACACCGCAAACACTAAGCAAAGTGCTGACTGCTCTTCTTTTCCTGTTGTTGGTCAGCACATGCCCCGCTCCGTGCCTGATCAAAGACTGTCATCTGATACTCATGGGTACATATGA
- the LOC113325440 gene encoding AT-hook motif nuclear-localized protein 1-like isoform X2 produces MKTDCTMSEELMFEMDRSTTEEGDLEEEKAVEINSNNKRDKPLSENVQSISPVFSSSSSDFKRRSRGRPKGSGNRQLLASLGEWVSNSAGGKFLPHVVTIDSGEDIAAKIISFSRKGPRAICILSANGSVSNVTIRQPGSYSGILSYEGSFEILSLTGSFTINSTGGVRSRTGGLSVSLAGPDGRVVGGAVAGHSREFPAKHSQITKKEAEC; encoded by the exons ATGAAAACTGACTGCACAATGAGTGAAGAATTAATGTTTGAAATGGATAGAAGCACTACCGAAGAAGGTgatcttgaagaagaaaaagCTGTAGAAATTAACAGTAATAACAAAAGAGACAAACCCTTGTCAGAAAATGTGCAGTCAATCTCACcagttttttcatcttcttcttctgattttaAGAGAAGAAGTAGAGGAAGACCTAAAGGTTCTGGCAATAGACAACTCCTTGCTTCTCTTG GTGAATGGGTATCTAATTCAGCAGGAGGAAAGTTCTTACCACATGTAGTGACAATAGATTCAGGGGAG GATATTGCTGCAAAAATAATATCATTTTCACGCAAGGGTCCTCGGGCCATCTGCATTCTTTCTGCTAATGGATCTGTTTCCAATGTTACTATTCGCCAACCGGGGTCTTACAGTGGTATCTTGTCATACGAG GGCAGTTTCGAGATATTGTCTTTGACGGGTTCCTTCACCATCAACAGTACGGGTGGAGTTCGCAGCAGAACTGGTGGGTTAAGTGTCTCGTTGGCTGGCCCTGATGGTCGCGTGGTTGGCGGAGCAGTTGCAG GTCATAGTAGGGAGTTTCCTGCCAAACACTCACAAATCACAAAAAAGGAGGCAGAATGTTGA